The Candidatus Binataceae bacterium genome contains a region encoding:
- the istB gene encoding IS21-like element helper ATPase IstB, protein MNAERTALEAATIHQQCKVLHLPSIAAQCTQLAEQAVRERRTHLGYLEALLQAELEDREQRLIERRIHEARLPRMKTLEEFEFAKCPRISAQQIHELAKGDYIARAEPIIFIGDSGTGKTHLLTGLAVAACRQKRRVRFTTAAALINELVEAKHQLQLGRTLARWARYDLIALDEVGYVPLAEVGAEFLFQVIAERAEKAAVIVTTNLPFSEWTQVIPNARLCKALLDRITDRAQIIETGTESYRFRRTAERRKPRAPETTE, encoded by the coding sequence ATGAACGCAGAGCGCACAGCGTTGGAAGCCGCCACTATCCACCAGCAGTGCAAGGTGCTGCATCTGCCGAGTATCGCCGCGCAGTGCACGCAACTCGCAGAACAAGCGGTGCGCGAACGCCGCACGCATCTCGGTTATCTCGAAGCCCTGCTCCAGGCTGAACTCGAGGATCGCGAACAACGGCTGATCGAACGGCGCATCCACGAAGCTCGATTACCGCGGATGAAAACTCTGGAGGAGTTCGAGTTCGCCAAGTGCCCTAGGATCTCGGCGCAGCAGATCCATGAACTCGCCAAGGGCGATTATATCGCCCGAGCTGAGCCGATCATCTTTATCGGTGATAGCGGGACGGGCAAAACCCATCTACTCACGGGACTCGCGGTAGCCGCTTGCCGCCAGAAGCGCCGCGTTCGCTTCACTACCGCTGCAGCGCTGATCAATGAGCTGGTCGAGGCTAAGCATCAGTTGCAGCTCGGGCGCACGCTGGCGCGCTGGGCTCGTTACGATCTGATCGCACTCGATGAAGTTGGCTATGTGCCGCTGGCCGAAGTTGGCGCTGAGTTCCTGTTCCAGGTGATTGCCGAGCGCGCCGAGAAGGCGGCGGTCATCGTCACGACCAATCTGCCCTTCTCGGAATGGACCCAGGTGATTCCCAATGCCCGGCTCTGTAAAGCGCTGCTCGATCGCATCACTGATCGGGCCCAAATCATCGAGACCGGAACCGAATCGTACCGCTTCCGCAGAACCGCGGAGCGACGCAAACCCCGAGCCCCGGAGACCACCGAATGA